The sequence below is a genomic window from Lolium perenne isolate Kyuss_39 chromosome 4, Kyuss_2.0, whole genome shotgun sequence.
AAATCACGAAATGAGTCTCTTGGACTCAAAGCCGCTGACCAAACAAGAAGATTGGAGGAAGTCTCACTAAACCGACCATCAAGCTCTTGAACTAACCAATCAAAAAGATCATTGAAACAATCAACTTGATAGTGATGTTTGTTAGCAATTCCAGTTACCTGTCTTCTCTTTTTTGGATTAATATAGGCTTCTTCCATGTCCAGCTCTTCAATATCATGCTTCTCACAGAAACTATGAACTTCAGCTAGCAGAGATTCCCATCCATATTCTCTAAGTTCACTCAAAACATCTCTTGTTGACTTCACACATTTCATGGCATTTACTATATCTTGATCCTTCCGCTGCAATGCTAATGATAATGTGTTCGTAGTTGTAAGAATTGTCAACATGAGATGCAAATAGAAGACAAAGTCAAAAGACTGAAAGTACACTAGAAGACCATTTGCTTGATCTATATTTGTTCTGTCAGTGTCTTCTTCTCCCACAAATTCTAGAACTTTAATAACGGAATGAAACAAGTCAACCAAGCTTTTAAGTGTTTTACCATGTGAACCCCAACGAGTATCTCCAGGTCTTTGAAGGCATTGCTCTTGATTCAACCCCGTGCCTGTTGTAAGCTGCCCACAGCCTAAAGCTTTGCTCATTTCTTCAAGATTGATATCTCTAATCATGTCCCTGCGCTTGGCAGATCCACCCACCACATTTAACAAGGTAGTAATCATACTAAAGAAATTGCTAACTTCTTTATGCTTTCTTACCACAGCCACAACAACTAACTGCAGCTGGTGAGCAAAGCAATGAACATAATAAGCTGTGCTATTTTCTCTCATTATCAGTGATTTGAGGCCATTGAACTGACCTGACATATTATTAGCACCATCATATCCTTGTCCTCTAACTTGATTGTAACTTAGCTTATACTTTGCAAATAGAGAATCAATTGCAGTCTTGAGGTATGCAGAAGTTGTTTCTTTCACATGAACAAGGCCAACAAAACTTTCTTTAGAATCCCCTGAACTGTCAACATATCGCAAGGCCACTGCCATTTGTTCTTTGCAAGAGACATCCCTGGATTCATCAACAAGCAAACAAAACACATTATTTTGAACCTCTTTGAGAATAGATTGCACTATGACATGTGCAAAACCTTCAGCAATATCTTTCTGAACCTCTGGACAACCCATCATAGCATTCTTTGCAGCATCTTTTCCCATAGTCTTGCCTACAACTGGATCATGTTCAGCTAAGAAGTCACGAACTTCCAAGAAATTACCTTTATTGAAGGAGTCCTTCGACTCATCATGGCCTCGAAATGGTAATCCTTGCTTGAGTAACAATCTAGATGTGTCAATCGAGGCATTCAGTCGAGTAAAATAAGCTTTCCTGGCAGCATCACTTTGAATGTTAATGGCAACATCAATGTGCCGATCTTTTCTTAGCAAATCAACACATTTTTTCATCGCTTGATTATGCACACTATCGACATCACCAACATGATCCTTTAGCCTCGCCTTCATGTGCCAGCTGTTCCAACCATTAACAACAAATGCCTCGTACCCTGCTTCCTTCTTGCTACCACGGTCCCTAAATAAGAAACAACAAAAATAATATGCTTTGTCCTTCAATTCACTGTATTCGAGCCAGCTACCATACTCATCAAACCAATCTGGTATGAACCTTCTCTTTTTTTCCCCAAACGGTGTGTATGGAAAAGCAAATTCTCTTGGCTGGCAAGGACCATTAACCAAATACTTTCTTCTTACCATTTCTTTCAAATTGGGATGATACTTTTCTATCAATTTTCTCTTTCCCGGATCATACTGAATCTCCTCTTTCCAATTCAACTCTTCTGGAACATCTTGTGCTTTTCTTTTGAGAAGATATCTATCCATTATATATCTGCGTTTCACAAATAATTGCTTCACATGAGCCTCTAAATTTGACAAAGAATA
It includes:
- the LOC127293152 gene encoding uncharacterized protein; the protein is MDRYLLKRKAQDVPEELNWKEEIQYDPGKRKLIEKYHPNLKEMVRRKYLVNGPCQPREFAFPYTPFGEKKRRFIPDWFDEYGSWLEYSELKDKAYYFCCFLFRDRGSKKEAGYEAFVVNGWNSWHMKARLKDHVGDVDSVHNQAMKKCVDLLRKDRHIDVAINIQSDAARKAYFTRLNASIDTSRLLLKQGLPFRGHDESKDSFNKGNFLEVRDFLAEHDPVVGKTMGKDAAKNAMMGCPEVQKDIAEGFAHVIVQSILKEVQNNVFCLLVDESRDVSCKEQMAVALRYVDSSGDSKESFVGLVHVKETTSAYLKTAIDSLFAKYKLSYNQVRGQGYDGANNMSGQFNGLKSLIMRENSTAYYVHCFAHQLQLVVVAVVRKHKEVSNFFSMITTLLNVVGGSAKRRDMIRDINLEEMSKALGCGQLTTGTGLNQEQCLQRPGDTRWGSHGKTLKSLVDLFHSVIKVLEFVGEEDTDRTNIDQANGLLVYFQSFDFVFYLHLMLTILTTTNTLSLALQRKDQDIVNAMKCVKSTRDVLSELREYGWESLLAEVHSFCEKHDIEELDMEEAYINPKKRRQVTGIANKHHYQVDCFNDLFDWLVQELDGRFSETSSNLLVWSAALSPRDSFRDFNLESLISLAKLYPHDFNSGELRDLDKDLRLYIVDVRTDDSFSNIETITELSKKMVETRRHVMYPLFYRLLKLVVVLPVATATVERCFSAMKLVKTFLRNRLNDDSLSHDVICYVEKEEMKKVTNDQVVKYFMGLRNRVY